The uncultured Roseibium sp. genome contains a region encoding:
- a CDS encoding helix-turn-helix domain-containing protein, translating into MQTAPVPRYHLYGENDQADDFDFFHIETIRARSAPLGWSLDAHSHIHLFQCLMITSGEGRLTDETGERRIAPDTVVFTPPGVVHGWEFTPDTQGYVVSFTHDYLTGSDDGRDLDRLLAGRGESNQLIAPLGDDRLKICRYLQELSEEFESGKRRRLVFRPLMTLMLARMFADIGEEGEVDAAPGFSLFRFRALVDTHFRSERTPEFYAVEMGMSVARLNRYCRLFTDRTATQSIRDRIVLEAKRQLAFSSVPVSEVAYDLGFDDPAYFSRVFRKETGESPQEFRNRQKT; encoded by the coding sequence ATGCAGACAGCACCCGTTCCGCGTTATCACCTCTATGGCGAAAACGATCAGGCCGACGATTTTGACTTCTTTCACATCGAGACGATACGGGCTCGATCGGCGCCGCTCGGCTGGTCGCTCGATGCCCATAGTCACATTCATCTGTTCCAATGTTTGATGATCACTTCCGGCGAAGGCCGGTTGACCGACGAAACGGGAGAGCGCCGCATCGCGCCGGACACGGTCGTCTTTACGCCGCCGGGGGTGGTGCATGGCTGGGAATTCACACCGGACACCCAGGGCTACGTGGTGTCCTTCACCCATGATTATCTGACCGGCTCCGATGACGGTCGCGACCTCGACCGGCTTCTGGCCGGCCGGGGCGAAAGCAATCAGTTGATCGCCCCGTTGGGCGATGACCGCCTGAAGATTTGTCGCTACTTGCAGGAATTGTCGGAAGAGTTCGAAAGCGGCAAGCGCCGGCGCCTGGTTTTCCGGCCGCTGATGACGCTGATGCTGGCGCGCATGTTCGCCGATATCGGGGAAGAGGGCGAGGTCGATGCCGCGCCCGGTTTTTCGCTGTTTCGCTTCAGAGCCCTGGTCGACACGCATTTTCGCAGCGAACGAACACCGGAATTCTATGCGGTGGAAATGGGCATGTCCGTGGCCCGCCTGAACCGATATTGCCGGCTGTTCACCGACCGCACGGCAACCCAGTCGATCAGGGACCGGATCGTGCTTGAGGCCAAGCGCCAGCTTGCCTTCTCGTCAGTTCCGGTCTCCGAGGTCGCCTATGACCTGGGCTTTGACGACCCGGCCTATTTCTCACGGGTTTTTCGGAAGGAAACCGGTGAAAGCCCTCAGGAATTCCGGAACCGGCAGAAGACCTGA
- a CDS encoding PadR family transcriptional regulator produces the protein MSVRSLCLAILSFGDATGYEIRKEATEGRFCYFDDASFGSIYPALAKLTSDGLVTVQEEAQPGKPARKIYSITDAGREEFITTLCEPQAADTFKSPFLLVALYAEQVGPDVIHRAIERRKEQIRAELKHLTDHDDACPHKGSDWAQSYGIACMSFTLGYLETHGDELIRIAEGETTAPSSRAAAE, from the coding sequence ATGAGCGTTCGCAGCCTCTGCCTGGCGATCCTCAGTTTCGGCGATGCGACCGGCTATGAAATCCGCAAGGAAGCCACGGAAGGCCGGTTCTGCTATTTCGACGATGCCAGTTTCGGGTCCATCTATCCGGCCCTGGCAAAGCTGACCAGCGACGGCCTGGTGACCGTGCAGGAGGAAGCCCAGCCCGGCAAACCCGCTCGCAAGATCTATTCGATCACCGATGCCGGCCGCGAGGAATTCATCACCACCTTATGCGAACCGCAGGCCGCGGACACGTTCAAGTCCCCATTCCTGCTGGTAGCCCTTTATGCCGAACAGGTCGGGCCGGACGTTATCCACCGGGCAATCGAACGGCGCAAGGAACAGATCCGCGCCGAACTCAAGCATCTGACCGACCACGACGATGCCTGCCCGCATAAAGGGTCCGACTGGGCACAGTCCTATGGCATCGCGTGCATGAGCTTCACCCTCGGCTACCTCGAGACCCATGGCGACGAGCTGATCAGAATTGCGGAAGGCGAGACCACTGCCCCCTCCTCCCGGGCGGCCGCCGAATAG
- a CDS encoding efflux RND transporter periplasmic adaptor subunit has translation MRLKFSYVLAVGLAAGIGLWMYSGTYVVGGRGDSADATPPPSERQEKSGDSLFRVQVSTLSAKERQPVLEIRGRTEAEAKVEVRAETAARVVERPAVEGNKVSKGDVLCVLDKGTREANVLEAKATLAQAKLDHSAATQLKSKGFTAETRVAALQAALDAAQARVEEADLELDRTVIHAPIGGIIQSPMANIGARLNVGDVCATVVETDPMIAIGQVSETDIGLISKGMDAEVRLISGQTMSGTVRYISPAADPETRTFRIEVELPNKEGIARDGTTALTRLKLPTQRAHKISPAILTLNDDGELGLRGVNDDQITVFYPVKVLGGGDDGIWVGGLPDTVRIITVGQDYVTDGQKVEPVLKTAEVTQ, from the coding sequence ATGCGATTGAAATTTTCATATGTGCTCGCCGTCGGGCTTGCTGCCGGAATTGGCTTGTGGATGTATTCCGGCACCTACGTCGTCGGCGGACGCGGAGACAGCGCAGATGCCACACCGCCGCCCTCCGAACGGCAGGAAAAGTCCGGAGATTCCTTGTTCCGTGTGCAGGTTTCCACGCTGAGCGCCAAGGAACGCCAGCCGGTCCTGGAAATCCGCGGACGGACGGAAGCCGAAGCCAAGGTGGAGGTCCGCGCCGAGACCGCCGCGCGCGTCGTCGAGCGCCCGGCCGTCGAAGGAAACAAGGTCTCCAAGGGCGATGTCCTGTGCGTTCTGGACAAGGGAACGCGGGAAGCCAATGTGCTTGAAGCCAAGGCAACCCTCGCCCAGGCAAAGCTTGACCATTCGGCGGCCACTCAGCTCAAATCCAAGGGCTTCACGGCGGAAACCCGGGTCGCAGCCCTGCAGGCCGCACTCGACGCCGCTCAGGCCCGTGTGGAAGAAGCGGACCTGGAGCTCGACCGTACGGTCATTCATGCGCCGATCGGCGGCATCATCCAGAGCCCGATGGCGAATATCGGTGCCCGCCTCAATGTCGGCGATGTCTGCGCCACCGTCGTCGAAACCGATCCCATGATTGCCATTGGTCAGGTCTCGGAAACGGATATCGGCCTGATCTCGAAGGGTATGGACGCGGAAGTCCGGCTGATCTCCGGTCAAACGATGTCCGGGACCGTGCGCTACATCTCGCCTGCGGCCGATCCGGAAACACGGACCTTCCGGATCGAGGTGGAACTTCCGAACAAGGAAGGCATCGCCCGTGACGGGACCACGGCGCTGACCCGGCTCAAACTGCCGACCCAAAGAGCCCACAAGATCTCGCCTGCAATCCTGACATTGAACGATGACGGCGAGCTCGGCCTGCGTGGCGTGAACGACGATCAGATCACCGTCTTCTACCCCGTCAAGGTTCTGGGTGGCGGCGACGACGGCATCTGGGTCGGCGGGCTTCCGGATACCGTCCGCATCATCACCGTCGGCCAGGACTACGTGACCGATGGCCAGAAGGTGGAACCTGTCCTCAAAACGGCCGAGGTCAC